AGGTACTTCTCCACTAAAGGTAGTATCTGTTTGTTCCACAAATTTTCCTCCTTTACCTTTTTCCGCTAGTCCTAGGTCTTCTATTTCTAATAATACGGTTATTGTGAACGAGTCATATAACTCAAATGCGTCAATCTTATCTAAATTAATTCCTCTACTGCTTTCTACTGTAGGAGTATATATTATGTCTGGTAGTTCTGGAGGCATTTCAGCCCAATGAGCTTCACCATAGAACTGAATTTTAATAGGTCTTAAGTTAGAATTTCTCTGATGTTTACTAATTATAAATGCGTGAAACCCGTCTACAGGATACACAATTTCGAGTAGCCTTAGCGGATCACTAACTAACCTTGAAGAAGTTACATCGTTTACTGAAAGAGGAGATTTATATAATGATTTTTCGTTATACATTGCGTTTTTCCTTTGATTTACAGCTATTGTTGCCCTTTGTTCGTCAGTGGTACCAAAAAGTTTCTGATGCCTTTTAGCTACTAGAGCGTAATCCGTTACTGGGTTCATGTCTTCATAAATTCTAAAAAACTCATCGAAAGGTGTTAGACTAATGTTATATAATCTATCTATGGAATCTGCAGTGACTTTATTTTCTCTTAGAAAAGAACCTTTACCTCCTACTATGCAAAGTGCAGTATCTATTTCTCCGGAACTCACAAGTTTCTCCGCCCTATATACCATAGTAAGTGCAGAAGGCCCACCGTAATCTATTACATCTATATATTTCGGTCTTATCCCTAAAAAAGACGGAATCTGAAAGGAAGGAAAATGGACATTGGCTTTACCGTCAAAAGTCCCAGCAAGTATAGTGAAAAATAGCCCGTCTATATCCTTTGGATTAACTGATGCCATTTCCATAGCGTTATTAACTACCTCAGAGAGTAGCTGAAAAGTCGAGCCCTCGTACTTTTTATACGTTAATCCTGCGAAACCAGTTATCATTTTTACACCCTATATTTCTTTATAATTTCTTCTTTTAAAGAAATTCCCAAACCCGGTCTTTGTGGCGGAATGAACTCTCCATTTTCGTATTTTATCTCTCCTACTAATCCCTCTCTTAAAGGATTATATCTTAGGTGATACTCTATCATGGGTGAATTAATAGCTAATGCTACATGAAGACTTGCTATAAATCCTATCCCTCCAGCCGAGTAATGCGGTATTAACGGAAAACTAAAAGCTCTAGCAAAGTTTCCTATTCTTAACATTTCTGTAATTCCTCCACTCCATGCAGCATCAGCTTGCACTATATCTACGGCGTGATTTAAAATAATATCTCTAAATTCGTATAATGTAAAGGCTGTCTCGTATCCAGCTATTGGAACATCCAAGGCTTTAGCTAATTCAGAGCTTAAAGAAGGGAAGTCAGTAGGTATTGGTTCCTCGAAAAATATAATACCTAGTTTTTCTAGCTCTTTTCCGACCTTTAATGCTGTATTAAAGTCATATACGTTGTTTGCGTCAACTGCAATATCCACCTTCTCAAAATTATCTTTTATTGCCCTTAACCTCTTTAGGTCTTCTTCAACTTTAAGTCCACCTATCTTTATTTTAACGGTATCAAAGCCCTTATCTATATAACTTTTAACTTCATCTAATAGTTTCTCTATATCCTTATCCTGCCTATAATAACCTCCCGTGATATAACCTTTTATCCTCCTACTCGAGGCTCCAAGGATTGAATATATAGGAGCTCCAAATTCTTTACCTAATATATCCCATAACGCTATATCTATGCCACTAATTGCAGAAATTATTATTCCTCTCCTTCCTAGTCTAAAAGTAGATTTATACATTTTGTCCCACAAGTTTACCGGAGATACTTCCTCACCTAATGTTAATGGTTTAAGAATTTTTTCTATAGTAGTTGCTACAGATTCTAAAGCTCCATATGCTATAGACTCTCCATATCCTATCTCCCCATCTTCAGTAGTGACTTTTACTACTACAACGTCCATATGATGCTCCGCACCTTCTTTAACGGCTAACGCATCTTGCTCATAAAATTCTCTAGAAGATAATTTTATCGTTTCAATATCACGTATTTTCATTCCTAAATGCCCTCCTCATAATCTTCCCGGAAGGGGTTTTTGGAATTTCATTAACAAAATTTACGATTCTTGGAACTTTGTACGGAGCTAGATTTTTTCTGCAGAGGGAAATGATCTCTTCTTTAAGCTTTTCACTTGGTTCATAACTATCCTTAAGTTTTATAAATGCTGCTACAGTTTCTCCTCTATATTCGTCAGGTAAGCCAACTACTGCTACTTCACTCACTGCAGGGTGCTCATAAATAACTTCCTCTACTTCCCTCGGCATAATCTTAAAGCCTGAAGCGTCAATTATGTCCTTTTTCCTGTCTATAATGTAAACCCAACCATTAACTATTTTACCTATATCTCCCGTAGGTAACCATCCATCTTTGAATTTATCCATTTTCCAATATCCAGACACTACTTGAGGT
This genomic interval from Acidianus sp. HS-5 contains the following:
- a CDS encoding thiolase family protein, with product MITGFAGLTYKKYEGSTFQLLSEVVNNAMEMASVNPKDIDGLFFTILAGTFDGKANVHFPSFQIPSFLGIRPKYIDVIDYGGPSALTMVYRAEKLVSSGEIDTALCIVGGKGSFLRENKVTADSIDRLYNISLTPFDEFFRIYEDMNPVTDYALVAKRHQKLFGTTDEQRATIAVNQRKNAMYNEKSLYKSPLSVNDVTSSRLVSDPLRLLEIVYPVDGFHAFIISKHQRNSNLRPIKIQFYGEAHWAEMPPELPDIIYTPTVESSRGINLDKIDAFELYDSFTITVLLEIEDLGLAEKGKGGKFVEQTDTTFSGEVPINTGGGSLNVGQPAFMSGGVILEEALSQLNNMAKGHQVKNANRVLVNGIGGWNRGHAVTMILGE
- a CDS encoding mandelate racemase/muconate lactonizing enzyme family protein; translation: MKIRDIETIKLSSREFYEQDALAVKEGAEHHMDVVVVKVTTEDGEIGYGESIAYGALESVATTIEKILKPLTLGEEVSPVNLWDKMYKSTFRLGRRGIIISAISGIDIALWDILGKEFGAPIYSILGASSRRIKGYITGGYYRQDKDIEKLLDEVKSYIDKGFDTVKIKIGGLKVEEDLKRLRAIKDNFEKVDIAVDANNVYDFNTALKVGKELEKLGIIFFEEPIPTDFPSLSSELAKALDVPIAGYETAFTLYEFRDIILNHAVDIVQADAAWSGGITEMLRIGNFARAFSFPLIPHYSAGGIGFIASLHVALAINSPMIEYHLRYNPLREGLVGEIKYENGEFIPPQRPGLGISLKEEIIKKYRV